CAGGCGAAACACCGATGCGCCGCCCATCATGTCGAGTGGCTTTACGATGATGTCGCCGTGTTCGTCCAGGAACTCCCGGATGTGGCGCCCGCTGCTGGTGACCAGCGTCGGTGGTGTGCACTGTCCGAACCAGGCTGTGTAGAGCTTCTCGTTCACCTCGCGCAGCGCCTGCGGTCGGTTCACCACCAGCGCGCCCGCGTGCTCCACCCGTTCCAGCAGGTAGGTGGTGTACAGATACTCGGCGTCCACTGGCGGATCCTTGCGCATCAGGATCACATCCAGTTCTGCAAGCGGCCCGTATACCTCGCCCGTAAACGCGAACCAGTGTTTGGGGTCGTCCGAGACCTCCACCAGGCGCCGGTTGGCGAACACCTCGCCGTCTCGCATCAGCAGGTCCGACTGCTCCATGTAATGCAGCTCGCAGCCCCGGCGCTGCGCCTCCAGCATCAGCGCCAGCGAAGTGTCCTTCTTCGGCTTGATCCGATCGATGGGGTCCATGATCACCCCGACCCGGTAGCTAGCCATGCGCCGCCACCTCCCGCGCTGCGGCCAGCAGCGCCAGGCGCGCGACCACGCCGTAAGCGTAGAACCGGTTCGGTGCGGCGTCGGGGGCCTGCTCGCAGTCCGGCGTGTTGCAGGGCTCGACAAAGGCCAGCGGCTCGAAGTGCGCGCCGGGGGCGTTCAGGTTCTCGTCCGCGCCGCGCTGGGTATGCACCCGAT
The DNA window shown above is from Immundisolibacter sp. and carries:
- the gshB gene encoding glutathione synthase, whose amino-acid sequence is MASYRVGVIMDPIDRIKPKKDTSLALMLEAQRRGCELHYMEQSDLLMRDGEVFANRRLVEVSDDPKHWFAFTGEVYGPLAELDVILMRKDPPVDAEYLYTTYLLERVEHAGALVVNRPQALREVNEKLYTAWFGQCTPPTLVTSSGRHIREFLDEHGDIIVKPLDMMGGASVFRLREGDPNVGVIIEVMTQHQARSIMAQRYIPDIAHGDKRILMVDGEPVAYALARIPAAGETRGNLAAGGRGEGRELSDHDRWIAEQVGPTLRAKGLLFVGLDVIGDYLTEINVTSPTCARELDAIYGINIAGQVFDAIERCLAEH